Within the Flavobacterium sp. CG_23.5 genome, the region AAAATATAAAATCGAAGGAAGTGAAGATTTCCTAACTATTGCTACAACGCGTCCGGAAACTATTTTTGGAGATACTGCTATTTGTATTAATCCAAATGACGAACGTTTTGCACATTTAAAAGGTAAAAAAGCAATTGTCCCAATATGCGGAAGAATTATTCCTATTATCGAAGATGAATATGTAGATATCGAATTTGGAACAGGTTGTCTAAAAGTGACTCCTGCTCATGATATGAATGACAAAGCGCTAGGAGAGAAGCATAATCTTGAAATTATTGATATTTTCAATGAAGATGCAACGTTGAATAGTTTTGGATTACAGTATCAAGGAAAAGATCGTTTTGTTGTTCGCGAAGAAATTTCTAAAGAATTAGAAACTATTGGTGCTTTAACAAAAACAGAAATTCACCTGAATAAAGTGGGAACCTCGGAAAGAACCAAAGCGGTAATTGAGCCTCGTTTATCCGACCAATGGTTCCTAAAAATGGAAGATTTAGTTAAGCCAGCCATTAAATCGGTTTTAGTGGATGGCGAAATTAAATTGCATCCCGCTCGTTTTAATAATACGTACGCTCATTGGTTAAATAATATCCGTGACTGGAATATTTCCCGTCAATTGTGGTGGGGACAACAAATTCCTGCTTATTTCTTCGGAGATGGTAAAGAAGATTTTGTGGTTGCTGAATCTATCGATGAAGCATTGAAATTAGCACAGGAAAAATCGGCAAATCCTAAATTGGAAACAAAAGATTTACGACAAGATGTTGATGCTCTTGACACGTGGTTTTCTTCTTGGCTTTGGCCAATGTCGGTTTTTGGCGGAATAATGGATCCTGATAATGAGGATTTTAAATACTATTACCCAACCAATGATTTAGTTACTGGTCCGGATATTTTGTTTTTCTGGGTAGCACGAATGATTATTGCAGGATATGAATATACTGGTAAAAAACCGTTTACAAATGTATATTTGACCGGTTTAGTTCGTGATAAACAAAGACGTAAAATGTCTAAATCATTAGGTAATTCTCCAGATCCGTTGGATTTGATTGAAAAATTTGGTGCTGATGGCGTTCGTGTAGGATTGCTTTTGAGCGCTTCCGCAGGAAACGATATTATGTTTGACGAAGAATTGTGTAACCAAGGAAAGGGATTTACAAATAAAATTTGGAATGCGTTCAAACTAATAAAAGGATGGGAAGTTTCAGATTCAATTCCGCAACCGGAATCTTCTAAAGTAGCGATTGAATGGTACGAAGCCAAGTTGCAACAAACCCTTTTGGAAATCGAAGACAATTTTGAAAAATACAGAATCTCCGATGCGTTAATGGCAATTTACAAACTGGTTTGGGACGATTTCTGTTCTTGGTTCCTGGAAATGATAAAACCGGCATACCAACAACCAATTGACAACGTTACTTTTGCGAAAGCAATAGAAATGCTAGAAAATAACTTGAAATTATTGCATCCGTTTATGCCATTCTTGACAGAAGAAATTTGGCAAATTCTTGCCGAAAGAACGACAGAGGAAGCTTTAATCGTTTCTACTTGGCCAGAAATGAAACCATTCAATGTAAGTTTAATTACTGATTTTGATAATACGATTGATGTAATTTCAGCAATAAGAACGATTCGTAAAGACAAAAATATTCCGTTCAAAGATACGATTGAATTGAAAATCGTCAATAATGATAAAGCTTCAACTTATTTTGATTCGGTTGTAACCAAATTAGGAAACATCACTTCCTTAGAATATGTTTCTGAAAAAGTGGATGGCGCTTTATCATTTAGAGTAAAATCAAACGAATATTTTATTCCGATTACTGGAAATATCAATGTGGAAGAGGAAATTGCAAAATTGAACGCCGAATTGGTTTATACCAAAGGTTTCTTGAAATCAGTCCAGGCAAAATTGTCTAATGTGAAATTCGTAGCCGGAGCACCGGAGAAAGTTTTGGCAAACGAAAAACAGAAAGAAGCTGATGCTTTGGCAAAAATTGAAACCATCGAGCATAGTTTGGCGGGACTGAAATAAGTTTAGATTCTTTTTAATTTAACAAAATCCCAATGCTGAAATTTTCAGGATTGGGATTTTCTTATTTATCTAAGTAATGTCCCATTGCTGAAACTACAAAAATGGTAACAATATCTTCGTCAACTTTGTATACCAATCGGTCTTTTTGATTTATTCTTCTTGACCAAAAACTGTTAAATTGATATTTTAGTTTTTCGGGTTTGCCAATTCCTTGGTAGGGTGTATTTTCAAGTTCAAGTAGTATTTTTTGAATAATACTAATGTTTGATTTATTGCCTGATTTATAATGTTTAGCAAAATCCTTTTCAGCTTCATGGGTTATTTCAATCCTAAACTTCCCCATATATCATGTGGATCAATAGTTTTAGTCTTTCCCTCCTTTATATTTTTTTCTGCCTTTAGTATTTTTTCAACAAATTCAGGATTATATAGACTTTCCTCATTTATTTCTACCCCTTTATTGGTAAGCGATAATAACCTTGCCAATTCAAGCAATGTTTTACCTGCTTTGGTACGCTCATTTATGGTTATTGTTGTCATAATAATTAATTTTCAATAATACAAATATACAAAAAATCGGTCCATAAAATATAACGCTATTTTTTATATCTAGTCCTAAAAAAAATAAACCCGGCAGATTTCAAAAGTCTGTCGGGTTTGTATGTTTTTAAATTTCAAAAGATTATCCAAATAAAATCAAGAATAAAATTGGGAAAATAACTCCAGCTAAAGCCAGTTTCCAGCCACGTTGTTTGAAACTGAATTTTCCTCCTTTTATCATTATTGTTCCGGTTAATGCTATTGTTATTAAACTCAAAGCAAAAATATCTGAATAATAGATCCAGAAATTGGACTCGTTTTTATGTAATTTCATGGTTTGACTGATAATTGGGGTTTTCAGAAAAGAGACAATTTCTCCTTTTCCGGTTTTTACATCAATTTCTACATCATTGTTTTCAAAAGAAATCTTTAAATTTCCTTTTTTAACCGTTTGACGTCTCATTTTATCTTCGATGTCTAACTTTTTTCCTAAATCTTCAACAAATTTATCGTCTATTTTACTTACGTCTGGAAGTTGTACTTGAATGACTTTAGTTTCAGTAGTATATTTTTCGGGATGCCATGAATCTCTGTGATTCATCATAAGTCCTGATAATGCAAAGGAAACGATTAATCCAATATAGAAATAGCCTAAGTCACGATGTAAATTTCTGAAGGTTTTCTTTTTCATTTTTTGAAAGCTGAATTTATTTTGGGTTTTTTGCCTTTAGGACTTATTTAAAAGTAAAAGGTTTAATTTTAAATGAGGTATATCAATTCGTTTACAATACTACTTGATTTTGTTGCCATTCCAAAATTTTAATTTTTATTAGAATTTGTATTTTAAACTCGTCATTACTTGGCGTGGCGCAATTGGATTCACACTATAATTTTCATGAACGGTATAATTCAATTCGTTAGTTATATTAGATAATTTACATAATATTGAAAATTGTTTCCAAGTATAACCTGCTGATAAATCTATTGTGGTGTATCCTTCCATTGGAATTTCTCTGTCATAAATACCATTAGGTAACGATGCGTCAATTTGATTGTTCCATCCAGCCACTCTTTCTCCGATATAGTTTCCTATGGCTCCAAGGGAAACCCCTTTTAATGCGCCTGCCGGCAAGGTGTAGAAAAAGCTTAAATTAGCGGTGTTTGCAGGCGTTCTTGCTAGACGATCTCCTTCTATAAAGCTTCCTTTTAAACCAGAAGTTTTGGTAAAACGCATGTCATTATAACTATAACCAGCCATAATATTCAAACCTTCAACTGGTTTTGCAGTAATATCTATTTCTACTCCTTTACTTTTAGTTTCGCCGCTTAAAACTTTTACTGCTGCATCTGTATTGTTTGATCCATCGGCTTTAAA harbors:
- a CDS encoding valine--tRNA ligase, with product MTIPAQFDARTIENKWYDYWMKNNYFHSEPDHRTPYTIVIPPPNVTGVLHMGHMLNNTIQDVLIRRARLKGFNACWVPGTDHASIATEAKVVAKLKAQGINKNDLTREEFLAHAWEWTDKYGGVILDQLKKLGASCDWERTKFTMDPDMSASVIRSFVDLYNKGLIYRGYRMVNWDPEAKTTLSDEEVIYEEQEGKLYFLKYKIEGSEDFLTIATTRPETIFGDTAICINPNDERFAHLKGKKAIVPICGRIIPIIEDEYVDIEFGTGCLKVTPAHDMNDKALGEKHNLEIIDIFNEDATLNSFGLQYQGKDRFVVREEISKELETIGALTKTEIHLNKVGTSERTKAVIEPRLSDQWFLKMEDLVKPAIKSVLVDGEIKLHPARFNNTYAHWLNNIRDWNISRQLWWGQQIPAYFFGDGKEDFVVAESIDEALKLAQEKSANPKLETKDLRQDVDALDTWFSSWLWPMSVFGGIMDPDNEDFKYYYPTNDLVTGPDILFFWVARMIIAGYEYTGKKPFTNVYLTGLVRDKQRRKMSKSLGNSPDPLDLIEKFGADGVRVGLLLSASAGNDIMFDEELCNQGKGFTNKIWNAFKLIKGWEVSDSIPQPESSKVAIEWYEAKLQQTLLEIEDNFEKYRISDALMAIYKLVWDDFCSWFLEMIKPAYQQPIDNVTFAKAIEMLENNLKLLHPFMPFLTEEIWQILAERTTEEALIVSTWPEMKPFNVSLITDFDNTIDVISAIRTIRKDKNIPFKDTIELKIVNNDKASTYFDSVVTKLGNITSLEYVSEKVDGALSFRVKSNEYFIPITGNINVEEEIAKLNAELVYTKGFLKSVQAKLSNVKFVAGAPEKVLANEKQKEADALAKIETIEHSLAGLK
- a CDS encoding Txe/YoeB family addiction module toxin; the protein is MGKFRIEITHEAEKDFAKHYKSGNKSNISIIQKILLELENTPYQGIGKPEKLKYQFNSFWSRRINQKDRLVYKVDEDIVTIFVVSAMGHYLDK
- a CDS encoding DUF2683 family protein, with protein sequence MTTITINERTKAGKTLLELARLLSLTNKGVEINEESLYNPEFVEKILKAEKNIKEGKTKTIDPHDIWGSLGLK
- a CDS encoding PepSY-associated TM helix domain-containing protein: MKKKTFRNLHRDLGYFYIGLIVSFALSGLMMNHRDSWHPEKYTTETKVIQVQLPDVSKIDDKFVEDLGKKLDIEDKMRRQTVKKGNLKISFENNDVEIDVKTGKGEIVSFLKTPIISQTMKLHKNESNFWIYYSDIFALSLITIALTGTIMIKGGKFSFKQRGWKLALAGVIFPILFLILFG